The following proteins are co-located in the Eubalaena glacialis isolate mEubGla1 chromosome 14, mEubGla1.1.hap2.+ XY, whole genome shotgun sequence genome:
- the DOK1 gene encoding docking protein 1 isoform X2 — MLENSLYSPAWEGSQFWVTVQRTEAAERCGLHGSYMLRVEGERLTLLGVGAQSQIQEPLLSWPYTLLRRYGRDKVMFSFEAGRRCPSGPGTFTFQTAQGNDIFQAVETAIHRQKAQGKASQGQDVLRADSHEGEVAEGKLAPPRGPQELAGSPPALYAEPLDSLRILPGLSQDSVYSDPLDSTPAQAGEGLQLKKPLYWDLCEHVQQQLIKAKLTDPKEDPIYDEPEGLAPAALRGLYDLPQEPKDAWWCQARVKEEGYELPYNPATDDYAVPPPRSTKPFPAPKPQGLAFSESGAAAGSGSKGHSSDTALYSQVQKSGASGSWDCGLSGAGTDRTGAKSEGST; from the exons ATGCTGGAGAATTCACTGTATAGCCCCGCCTGGGAAG GATCCCAGTTTTGGGTAACCGTGCAAAGGACTGAAGCCGCTGAGCGTTGTGGCCTGCATGGCTCCTATATGCTGAGAGTGGAGGGTGAGAGGCTGACTCTCCTGGGCGTGGGGGCCCAGAGTCAGATACAGGAGCCACTCCTTTCCTGGCCTTACACTCTGTTGCGTCGCTATGGCCGAGACAAG gtCATGTTCTCTTTTGAGGCTGGCCGCCGCTGCCCCTCTGGCCCTGGAACCTTCACCTTCCAGACGGCACAGGGAAATGACATCTTTCAGGCAGTTGAGACTGCTATCCACCGACAGAAGGCCCAGGGAAAGGCCAGCCAGGGGCAGGATGTTCTCAGAGCTGATTCCCATGAAGGAGAAGTGGCAGAAGGGAAGTTGGCTCCCCCCCGGGGCCCCCAGGAGCTCGCAGGCAGCCCTCCAGCCCTGTACGCTGAACCCTTAGACTCCCTGCGCATTCTTCCAGGCCTTTCCCAAGATTCCGTATACTCAGACCCCCTGGACAGCACCCCTGCTCAGGCAGGGGAGGGGTTACAGTTAAAGAAACCTCTCTATTGGGACTTGTGTGAGCATGTGCAGCAGCAGCTGATAAAGGCCAAGTTGACAGACCCCAAAGAAGACCCCATCTATGATGAACCTGAGGGCCTGGCCCCAGCTGCTCTCCGGGGCCTTTATGATCTGCCTCAGGAGCCCAAGGATGCCTGGTGGTGCCAGGCTCGGGTGAAGGAGGAGGGCTATGAGCTCCCCTACAACCCTGCTACTGATGACTACGCCGTGCCACCCCCGCGGAGCACAAAGCCCTTCCCAGCTCCCAAGCCCCAGGGCCTGGCCTTCTCTGAATCCGGTGCTGCAGCTGGCAGTGGCAGCAAAGGCCATAGCTCAGACACTGCCCTGTACAGCCAGGTCCAGAAGAGTGGGGCCTCAGGTAGCTGGGACTGTGGGCTCTCTGGAGCAGGGACTGACAGGACTGGGGCCAAGTCAGAGGGCTCCACATGA
- the DOK1 gene encoding docking protein 1 isoform X1, which yields MDGAVMEGPLFLQSQRFGTKRWRKTWAVLYPASPHGVARLEFFDHKGSSSGGGRGSSRRLDCKVIRLAECVSVAPVAVESPPEPGAAAFRLDTAQRSHLLAADAPSSAAWVQTLCRNAFPKGSWALAPAENPPKLSALEMLENSLYSPAWEGSQFWVTVQRTEAAERCGLHGSYMLRVEGERLTLLGVGAQSQIQEPLLSWPYTLLRRYGRDKVMFSFEAGRRCPSGPGTFTFQTAQGNDIFQAVETAIHRQKAQGKASQGQDVLRADSHEGEVAEGKLAPPRGPQELAGSPPALYAEPLDSLRILPGLSQDSVYSDPLDSTPAQAGEGLQLKKPLYWDLCEHVQQQLIKAKLTDPKEDPIYDEPEGLAPAALRGLYDLPQEPKDAWWCQARVKEEGYELPYNPATDDYAVPPPRSTKPFPAPKPQGLAFSESGAAAGSGSKGHSSDTALYSQVQKSGASGSWDCGLSGAGTDRTGAKSEGST from the exons ATGGACGGGGCCGTGATGGAAGGGCCGCTGTTTTTGCAGAGCCAGCGTTTCGGTACCAAG AGGTGGAGGAAGACCTGGGCGGTGCTCTACCCGGCCAGCCCCCACGGTGTCGCGCGGCTCGAGTTCTTTGACCACAAGGGGTCGAGCTCTGGAGGGGGCCGAGGGAGCTCGCGCCGCCTGGACTGCAAGGTGATCCGTCTGGCTGAGTGTGTGAGCGTGGCCCCCGTGGCCGTGGAGAGCCCCCCTGAGCCTGGCGCCGCAGCTTTCCGCCTGGACACCGCACAGCGTTCCCACCTGCTGGCGGCCGACGCGCCGTCCAGCGCCGCCTGGGTGCAAACGCTGTGCCGAAACGCCTTTCCG AAAGGCAGCTGGGCCCTGGCGCCTGCCGAGAACCCACCCAAGCTTTCTGCCCTGGAGATGCTGGAGAATTCACTGTATAGCCCCGCCTGGGAAG GATCCCAGTTTTGGGTAACCGTGCAAAGGACTGAAGCCGCTGAGCGTTGTGGCCTGCATGGCTCCTATATGCTGAGAGTGGAGGGTGAGAGGCTGACTCTCCTGGGCGTGGGGGCCCAGAGTCAGATACAGGAGCCACTCCTTTCCTGGCCTTACACTCTGTTGCGTCGCTATGGCCGAGACAAG gtCATGTTCTCTTTTGAGGCTGGCCGCCGCTGCCCCTCTGGCCCTGGAACCTTCACCTTCCAGACGGCACAGGGAAATGACATCTTTCAGGCAGTTGAGACTGCTATCCACCGACAGAAGGCCCAGGGAAAGGCCAGCCAGGGGCAGGATGTTCTCAGAGCTGATTCCCATGAAGGAGAAGTGGCAGAAGGGAAGTTGGCTCCCCCCCGGGGCCCCCAGGAGCTCGCAGGCAGCCCTCCAGCCCTGTACGCTGAACCCTTAGACTCCCTGCGCATTCTTCCAGGCCTTTCCCAAGATTCCGTATACTCAGACCCCCTGGACAGCACCCCTGCTCAGGCAGGGGAGGGGTTACAGTTAAAGAAACCTCTCTATTGGGACTTGTGTGAGCATGTGCAGCAGCAGCTGATAAAGGCCAAGTTGACAGACCCCAAAGAAGACCCCATCTATGATGAACCTGAGGGCCTGGCCCCAGCTGCTCTCCGGGGCCTTTATGATCTGCCTCAGGAGCCCAAGGATGCCTGGTGGTGCCAGGCTCGGGTGAAGGAGGAGGGCTATGAGCTCCCCTACAACCCTGCTACTGATGACTACGCCGTGCCACCCCCGCGGAGCACAAAGCCCTTCCCAGCTCCCAAGCCCCAGGGCCTGGCCTTCTCTGAATCCGGTGCTGCAGCTGGCAGTGGCAGCAAAGGCCATAGCTCAGACACTGCCCTGTACAGCCAGGTCCAGAAGAGTGGGGCCTCAGGTAGCTGGGACTGTGGGCTCTCTGGAGCAGGGACTGACAGGACTGGGGCCAAGTCAGAGGGCTCCACATGA